Proteins encoded in a region of the Mycolicibacterium duvalii genome:
- a CDS encoding PaaI family thioesterase, whose product MDFSFDAISAEEYERLRSSYEPLTDALRTLIDVGIHTEVDDETVQEALTHLQQAAALLQRRQRDGRSTLRHADTGRPVAWANPAVGLRNAIAPPMIIEQEPDGSCWSEFTLGPAYEGPPGWVHGGICALVLDHILGEVASEGLLQPKFTGTISLRYLRGTPLGPLRAEAFVERSEGVKTFARGYLLDSEGATVEAEGVFIKPAWARDAG is encoded by the coding sequence ATGGACTTCTCGTTCGATGCGATCAGCGCGGAGGAGTACGAGCGGCTGCGCAGCTCCTACGAGCCGCTGACCGATGCGCTGCGCACGCTGATCGACGTGGGGATCCACACCGAAGTCGACGACGAGACCGTGCAGGAGGCGTTGACGCACCTGCAGCAGGCCGCCGCACTGCTGCAGCGTCGGCAGCGTGATGGCCGCTCGACACTGCGCCACGCCGACACCGGCCGGCCCGTGGCTTGGGCGAATCCCGCTGTGGGACTGCGTAATGCAATCGCTCCGCCGATGATCATCGAACAGGAACCCGACGGCAGCTGCTGGAGCGAGTTCACACTCGGGCCCGCCTACGAGGGTCCGCCGGGCTGGGTGCACGGTGGAATCTGCGCGCTGGTACTCGACCACATCCTGGGCGAGGTGGCCAGTGAGGGGCTGCTGCAGCCGAAGTTCACCGGCACGATCAGCCTGCGCTACCTGCGGGGGACTCCGCTGGGGCCCTTGCGCGCCGAGGCATTCGTCGAACGCTCCGAGGGCGTGAAGACGTTCGCACGCGGCTATCTGCTGGATTCCGAGGGCGCGACCGTCGAGGCCGAGGGCGTGTTCATCAAGCCGGCCTGGGCGCGCGACGCCGGCTGA
- a CDS encoding alpha/beta hydrolase produces MAAMLRAGRLLAALAVFAAVLTPTASAAPQPVWGTCAEFVGDTSGLPTARCTTVSVPVDYAKPQGAQAQLAVIKVPAEGDRIGVLVVNPGGPGASAVDTVAGMGAALAGTELLERFDLVGIDPRGVGHSTPQLRCRTDAEFDAYRAQPMADYSPAGVAQIEGILQDFATSCLNRMGPEFLASVGTATAAQDMDAVRAALGEEQINYLGFSYGTQLGTAYAARYPDRVRAMVLDGAVDPSMDPLTKSLRQQAGFQQAFDRYAADCAESADCPLGTDPARFVERYLQLVEPLVTKPAATPDPRGLSYQDALTGTASALYSPRYWTYLTSGLLGLQRGTDPTDLLLLADDYQQRDRNGHYKNRQDAFTAIRCVDANFPKDPAVWADLDRRVRAAAPFLSYGEFTGHAPRDVCALWPVPPTPIVGAATSPGPGKVVVVSTTGDPATPYQSGVELARQLDAALITFEGAQHTVVFNGDACVDTAVLDFLVDSVPPAAGLRC; encoded by the coding sequence ATGGCAGCCATGCTTCGGGCCGGACGACTGTTGGCGGCGCTGGCCGTGTTCGCGGCGGTACTGACCCCGACGGCTTCGGCGGCGCCGCAACCGGTGTGGGGAACGTGTGCGGAGTTCGTCGGTGACACCTCGGGCTTGCCGACGGCCCGGTGCACAACCGTCTCGGTGCCCGTCGACTACGCCAAACCGCAAGGGGCGCAAGCGCAATTGGCCGTGATCAAGGTGCCCGCCGAAGGGGACCGGATCGGTGTGCTCGTCGTCAACCCGGGCGGGCCCGGTGCGTCGGCCGTCGACACCGTCGCCGGAATGGGAGCCGCGCTGGCCGGCACCGAACTGCTCGAGCGGTTCGACCTCGTCGGAATCGATCCGCGCGGCGTCGGTCATTCGACACCGCAACTGCGGTGCCGAACCGACGCGGAGTTCGACGCGTACCGGGCCCAGCCGATGGCCGACTACAGTCCCGCCGGCGTGGCGCAGATCGAAGGGATACTCCAGGATTTCGCCACGTCGTGCCTCAACCGGATGGGTCCGGAGTTCTTGGCCAGCGTCGGCACCGCGACCGCGGCCCAGGACATGGATGCGGTGCGTGCCGCGCTGGGCGAGGAGCAGATCAATTACCTCGGATTCTCCTACGGGACCCAACTGGGCACCGCGTACGCCGCGCGTTACCCGGACCGGGTCCGGGCGATGGTGCTCGACGGCGCCGTCGACCCCAGCATGGACCCGCTCACCAAGAGCCTGCGCCAGCAGGCCGGTTTTCAGCAGGCGTTCGATCGCTACGCCGCCGACTGCGCAGAATCGGCGGACTGCCCGCTGGGCACCGATCCAGCCCGGTTCGTGGAGCGCTACCTCCAATTGGTCGAACCCTTGGTCACCAAGCCCGCGGCGACCCCTGATCCGCGCGGACTCAGCTACCAGGACGCACTCACCGGCACCGCGAGCGCGCTGTACTCGCCGCGGTACTGGACCTATCTGACCAGCGGCCTGCTGGGCCTGCAGCGCGGCACCGACCCGACCGATCTGCTGCTGCTGGCCGATGACTACCAGCAGCGCGACCGCAACGGGCACTACAAGAACCGCCAGGACGCGTTCACCGCGATCCGGTGTGTTGATGCGAACTTCCCGAAAGACCCCGCGGTGTGGGCGGATCTCGACCGCCGGGTGCGGGCCGCGGCGCCGTTCCTGTCCTACGGGGAATTCACCGGCCATGCCCCGCGCGACGTGTGCGCGCTGTGGCCGGTGCCGCCGACGCCGATCGTGGGGGCGGCCACGTCGCCCGGACCGGGCAAGGTCGTGGTGGTGTCGACCACCGGCGACCCGGCGACGCCCTACCAGTCCGGCGTGGAACTGGCCCGCCAATTGGACGCAGCCCTGATCACCTTCGAGGGCGCCCAGCACACGGTGGTTTTCAACGGCGACGCCTGCGTGGACACCGCGGTGCTCGACTTTCTCGTCGACTCGGTGCCGCCCGCGGCCGGATTGCGGTGCTAG
- a CDS encoding bifunctional [glutamine synthetase] adenylyltransferase/[glutamine synthetase]-adenylyl-L-tyrosine phosphorylase: MARPATQRPKLPGVGRLGLVHKNAQADLDRLGWNTDAHVELLWSLSRAPDADTALLAVLRLREALDAGWGELDKALLTDRSLRGRLFAVLGSSLALGDHLIAHPDSWRLLAGAVALPRRDELIAMFDAEAADSAGGAAAMPGLRTLYRDRLLVLAALDVASTVENEPVLPFTVVGEHLSDLADAALGAALQVASRAVCGDTEPPQLAVIAMGKCGAQELNYVSDVDVIFVADDGAHSSLATATRIAGEMMRLSADAFFEVDAALRPEGKQGQLVRTLESHVAYYERWAKTWEFQALMKARPAAGGAELGERYIDALMPMVWTACEREDFVPEVQAMRRRVEELLPAEVRSRELKLGTGGLRDVEFAVQLLQLVHGRNDESLHVASTVNALAALGDGGYIGRDDAANMTASYEFLRLLEHRLQLQRLKRTHLLPEADDVEAMRWLARAAHMRPDGRHDSLGVLREELKRQSHRVSRLHAKLFYQPLLESVGPDQLGLAAGMNAQAAERQLAALGYEGPQSALTHLRALTGGSSRRGRVQQVLLPTLLDWLSDTPDPDAGLLNYRRLSDEMADQRWFLGTLRDEGAVAKRLMHVLGTSAYIPDLLMRAPEVIQLYADGPNGPKLCDVDTEGAARSLVASAARHSDPLRAIAAARSLRRRELARIASADLLGMLDVTEVCRQLTSVWVAVLQAALDAVTRANTSEGGAPARLAVIGMGRLGGGELGYGSDADVLFVCQPADGVEESVAVRWATTVAEQVRSRLGTPSADPPLEVDADLRPEGRSGPLVRTLASYEAYYSQWAQPWEIQALLRAHRVAGDLSLGERFLLMVDKIRYPAGGVSAETVQEIRRIKARVDAERLPRGADPNTHTKLGRGGLADIEWTVQLLQLRFAHRIKALHNTSTLESLNAIGAAELIAEGDVELLRDAWLTATKARNALVLVRGKPTDQLPGPGRLLNAVAVAAGWPEGDGGEFLDNYLRVTRRAKAVVRKVFGG; this comes from the coding sequence GTGGCCAGACCAGCGACGCAGCGCCCGAAGCTTCCCGGCGTGGGTCGGCTCGGGCTGGTACACAAGAATGCGCAGGCCGACCTCGACCGACTGGGGTGGAACACCGATGCCCACGTCGAGCTGTTGTGGTCGTTGTCGCGCGCGCCCGACGCCGACACCGCGCTGCTGGCCGTCCTGCGGCTGCGGGAGGCCCTCGACGCGGGATGGGGCGAACTCGACAAGGCGCTGCTGACCGACCGCAGCCTGCGCGGTCGGTTGTTCGCAGTGCTGGGGTCGTCGTTGGCGCTGGGCGACCACCTGATCGCCCACCCGGACTCCTGGCGCCTGCTGGCCGGGGCCGTCGCGCTGCCCCGCCGTGACGAGCTGATCGCGATGTTCGACGCCGAGGCCGCGGATTCCGCCGGGGGCGCGGCGGCGATGCCGGGGTTGCGGACGCTCTACCGCGACCGGCTGCTGGTGCTGGCCGCACTCGATGTGGCCTCCACAGTGGAAAACGAGCCCGTGCTGCCGTTCACGGTGGTCGGGGAGCACCTGTCCGACCTCGCCGACGCCGCGCTGGGCGCGGCGCTGCAGGTGGCATCCCGGGCGGTGTGCGGGGACACGGAACCGCCGCAGCTGGCCGTCATCGCGATGGGCAAATGCGGTGCGCAGGAACTGAACTACGTCAGCGACGTCGATGTCATCTTCGTCGCTGACGACGGCGCGCACAGCAGCCTGGCCACCGCCACCCGGATCGCCGGCGAGATGATGCGGCTGTCCGCCGACGCGTTCTTCGAGGTCGACGCGGCACTGCGGCCCGAAGGCAAGCAGGGGCAGCTGGTCCGCACACTCGAGTCGCATGTGGCCTATTACGAGCGGTGGGCCAAGACGTGGGAGTTCCAGGCGCTGATGAAGGCGCGGCCCGCGGCGGGAGGCGCCGAGCTGGGTGAGCGCTACATCGACGCGCTGATGCCGATGGTCTGGACTGCCTGCGAGCGTGAGGATTTCGTGCCCGAGGTGCAGGCCATGCGGCGCCGCGTCGAGGAGTTGTTGCCCGCCGAGGTGCGTTCGCGGGAGCTGAAATTGGGCACCGGTGGCCTGCGGGACGTCGAATTCGCGGTGCAGCTGCTGCAATTGGTGCACGGCCGCAACGACGAGTCACTGCATGTCGCGTCGACGGTGAACGCGCTGGCGGCGCTGGGGGACGGCGGCTACATCGGGCGCGACGACGCGGCGAACATGACCGCGTCGTATGAATTCCTGCGGCTGCTCGAGCACCGGCTGCAGCTGCAGCGCCTCAAGCGCACCCACCTGTTGCCCGAAGCCGACGATGTCGAGGCGATGCGTTGGCTGGCCCGGGCGGCGCACATGCGGCCCGACGGTCGCCACGATTCGCTCGGGGTGCTGCGCGAGGAACTCAAGCGGCAGAGCCACCGGGTTTCACGGCTGCACGCCAAGCTGTTCTACCAACCGCTGCTGGAGTCCGTCGGCCCGGACCAGCTTGGCTTGGCCGCCGGAATGAACGCGCAGGCAGCCGAACGGCAGCTCGCAGCACTGGGTTACGAAGGCCCGCAGAGCGCGTTGACGCATCTGCGCGCTCTGACCGGGGGCAGCAGCCGTCGCGGCCGGGTGCAGCAGGTGCTGCTGCCGACGTTGTTGGACTGGCTGTCGGACACCCCGGACCCGGATGCGGGGCTGTTGAACTACCGCCGGCTCAGCGACGAGATGGCCGATCAGCGCTGGTTCCTCGGGACATTGCGTGACGAGGGCGCCGTCGCCAAACGATTGATGCACGTGCTGGGCACCTCGGCCTACATCCCGGACCTGTTGATGCGTGCCCCCGAGGTGATCCAGCTGTACGCCGATGGACCGAACGGGCCCAAGCTCTGTGACGTCGACACCGAGGGGGCCGCGCGCTCCCTGGTGGCCTCCGCGGCGCGCCACTCGGATCCGCTGCGGGCGATCGCGGCCGCCCGGTCGCTGCGCCGACGGGAGCTGGCGCGCATCGCATCCGCGGATCTGTTGGGCATGCTCGACGTCACCGAGGTGTGCCGGCAGCTCACCTCGGTGTGGGTGGCCGTGCTGCAGGCCGCGCTCGATGCGGTGACCCGGGCCAACACGTCGGAGGGTGGCGCCCCGGCCCGCCTGGCCGTGATCGGGATGGGGCGCCTCGGGGGCGGCGAACTGGGTTACGGATCCGACGCCGATGTGCTGTTCGTGTGTCAGCCCGCCGACGGCGTCGAGGAGTCGGTGGCCGTCAGGTGGGCGACCACGGTGGCCGAGCAGGTGCGGTCGCGGCTCGGTACCCCCAGCGCGGACCCGCCGCTGGAGGTCGACGCCGACCTGCGACCGGAAGGCCGAAGCGGGCCGCTGGTGCGGACATTGGCGTCCTACGAGGCCTACTACTCGCAGTGGGCGCAACCCTGGGAGATCCAGGCGCTGCTGCGGGCGCACCGGGTGGCCGGTGATCTGTCCCTCGGCGAACGGTTCCTGCTGATGGTGGACAAGATCCGCTACCCGGCCGGCGGGGTGTCCGCCGAGACGGTGCAGGAGATCCGCCGCATCAAGGCGCGCGTCGATGCCGAGCGGCTGCCGCGAGGCGCCGACCCCAACACCCACACCAAGCTGGGACGCGGCGGCCTCGCCGACATCGAATGGACGGTCCAGTTGCTGCAATTGCGCTTCGCGCACCGGATCAAGGCGCTGCACAACACCTCCACTTTGGAGTCGCTGAACGCGATCGGGGCCGCCGAGTTGATCGCCGAGGGTGACGTCGAACTGCTGCGTGACGCCTGGCTGACCGCGACGAAGGCGCGTAACGCACTGGTGCTGGTGCGGGGCAAGCCGACCGACCAGCTGCCCGGTCCGGGGCGGCTGCTCAACGCGGTCGCGGTGGCCGCCGGCTGGCCCGAGGGTGACGGTGGGGAGTTCCTGGACAACTATCTGCGGGTGACGCGTCGGGCGAAGGCCGTGGTGCGGAAGGTTTTCGGAGGCTAG
- the glnA gene encoding type I glutamate--ammonia ligase yields MDRQKEFVLRTLEERDIRFVRLWFTDVLGYLKSVAIAPAELEGAFEEGIGFDGSAIEGFARVSEADMVARPDPSTFQVLPWADGSDKHHSARMFCDITMPDGSPSWADSRHVLRRQLAKASDLGFSCYVHPEIEFFLLKPGPNDGTPPEPADNGGYFDQAVHDAAPNFRRHAIDALEQMGISVEFSHHEGAPGQQEIDLRYADALSMADNVMTFRYVVKEVALGDGVRASFMPKPFAEHPGSAMHTHMSLFEGETNAFHSPDDPLQLSSVGKSFIAGILEHANEISAVTNQWVNSYKRLVHGGEAPTAASWGAANRSALVRVPMYTPHKVSSRRVEVRSPDSACNPYLTFAVLLAAGLRGIEKNYVLAPEAEDNVWTLTSEERRAMGYKELPGSLGVALTEMENSELVAEALGEHVFDFFLRNKRAEWENYRSHVTPFELKNYLSL; encoded by the coding sequence ATGGATCGGCAGAAGGAATTCGTGCTGCGCACCCTGGAGGAGCGCGACATTCGCTTCGTCCGGCTGTGGTTCACCGACGTGCTGGGATATCTGAAGTCGGTCGCGATCGCCCCGGCTGAACTCGAAGGCGCCTTCGAGGAGGGCATCGGGTTCGACGGCTCGGCCATCGAGGGCTTCGCCCGGGTGTCGGAGGCCGACATGGTGGCTCGGCCTGATCCGTCCACCTTCCAGGTGCTGCCGTGGGCCGACGGATCCGACAAGCATCACTCGGCGCGCATGTTCTGCGACATCACGATGCCCGACGGCTCGCCGTCGTGGGCGGACTCGAGGCATGTGCTGCGCCGTCAGCTGGCCAAAGCCAGCGACCTCGGCTTCTCCTGCTACGTGCACCCCGAAATCGAATTCTTCCTGCTCAAACCCGGACCCAACGACGGCACGCCACCGGAACCCGCCGACAACGGCGGATACTTCGACCAGGCGGTGCACGACGCGGCACCCAACTTCCGGCGTCACGCCATCGACGCTCTCGAGCAGATGGGCATCTCGGTGGAGTTCAGCCACCACGAGGGTGCCCCCGGCCAGCAGGAGATCGACCTGCGCTACGCCGATGCGCTGTCGATGGCCGACAACGTGATGACGTTCCGCTACGTGGTCAAGGAGGTCGCCCTCGGCGACGGTGTGCGCGCGTCGTTCATGCCCAAGCCGTTCGCCGAGCACCCGGGCTCGGCCATGCACACCCACATGAGTCTGTTCGAAGGCGAGACCAACGCCTTCCACAGCCCCGACGACCCGTTGCAGCTGTCGTCGGTCGGCAAGTCGTTCATCGCGGGCATCTTGGAACACGCCAACGAGATCAGCGCCGTCACCAACCAGTGGGTGAACTCCTACAAGCGGCTGGTGCACGGCGGAGAAGCGCCCACGGCGGCGTCGTGGGGAGCGGCCAACCGCTCGGCGCTGGTGCGGGTGCCGATGTACACCCCGCACAAGGTGTCGTCGCGGCGGGTCGAGGTGCGCAGCCCCGACTCGGCCTGCAACCCGTATCTGACCTTCGCGGTGCTGTTGGCCGCCGGCCTGCGGGGCATCGAGAAGAACTACGTGCTTGCTCCGGAAGCCGAGGACAACGTGTGGACCCTGACGTCGGAGGAACGACGCGCCATGGGGTACAAGGAGCTTCCGGGCAGCCTGGGCGTGGCGCTGACGGAGATGGAGAACTCGGAGTTGGTGGCCGAGGCGCTCGGCGAGCACGTGTTCGACTTCTTCCTGCGCAACAAGCGCGCCGAGTGGGAGAACTACCGCAGCCACGTCACTCCGTTCGAGCTGAAGAACTACCTGTCTCTCTAG